The Candidatus Methylomirabilota bacterium genomic sequence GTGGTGCCGAAGGGGGGACTCGAACCCCCACACCCTTGCGGGCACATGACCCTGAATCATGCGCGTCTGCCAATTCCGCCACTTCGGCCCGAGAAGCCTTACCAGGATACCGGCCGAGCGAGTGAAGTCAAGGGGGCCCGATGCCGGGCGAGAAGATCATCGCGACCAACCGAAAGGCGCGGCACGACTACGAGATCCTGGAGACCTACGAGGCCGGCCTCGTCCTCCGCGGGACCGAGGTGAAGTCGCTGCGCGAAGGCCAGGTGAACTTCAAGGACTCGTACGCCGCGATCAATGGGAACGAGGCCTGGCTGATCGGCTGCCACATCGCACCCTACCATCACGGCACCGACGCCAACCACGATCCCGACCGCTCGCGAAAGCTCCTCCTCCACCGCCGCGAGATCTCGCGCCTCCTCGGCAAGACGGCCGAGCGCGGTTTGACCCTCATCCCCCTTCGTCTATACTTCAAGGAGGGGCGCGCGAAGCTCGAGTTCGGGCTGGCGCGGGGCAAGAAACTCCACGACAAGCGCGCCTCCATACGCGAGCGCGACGAGCGGCGCGAGATGGCCAAGGAAGTCCGAGCGCGGCAGCGGGCCTGAGGCCCCAGGCCGCGAGACAAGGGGGCGACTGGTTTCGACGGGGATCAGTGAAGCGCAGGCGGCATCTCGAGGTGCTCTCTCCTCGTAAATCCGGGAGCACAGTACTAGCTGCCAACAATCAGCTAGCCCTGGCGGCCTAACACCCGCTAGCGTCGGCCGAGCCGAGTCATCAGGGCACGGGAACCGACGTCATATTCTGGTGACTGGCTCCAAGCCGGGCCCCGAGGCGCGGAGCGAGATTTTGCGGGGCTGGCCGCTCGAGAAGCCCGCCGGTTGGCGGCGAGAGCGGCGAGAGCTGAAGAAAACCGGCTAAAGATGTAGATGCCTGCCGCCGAGGGTTTCCGGACGTGGGTTCGATGCCCACCGCCTCCACCATAGGACAGAAGGCCAGCCGAGGATATCGGCTGGCCTTCTCGCTTTCCCGGTGTTGGCCCAGCGGGCCGCGCTACTTCTTGAGCTTGACGTCGACACCCTTGCCGGCCAGGGTGAACTTGACGCCGGTGCCCGTGCCGGTCAGCTTCATGACCACGCCGTGCTGGTTCTTCAGCGTGACCACACCGGCTCCGCCGCCGACCGCCGCGCCGGCCTCGCCCGCGACGTAGTTCCCCCCGAAATCCGAGAGCTTCTTGAGGTTGTACACTTCGCCGGTGGCGCTGACCTTGGCAACGCCGAGGTCGACGACGCTGAGCCCGTTCACGGAGAACTTGTGCTCCTTGCCCTGGTAGGTAAGGATGCCGTCCCCCCAGCTCACGCCGACCCCGAGGGCGACCGACTTACTCTCCACCGAAACCTTGCCCGACGGCGGCCCGTCCTGCGCTACCGCGAACGTCGCCGCCACCAGGATGCTGACCATCACCATCCGGGTTATGAATGCCAGTCGCTTCATCGCATGACCCTCCTCGGGCCCAAGGGTGGCCGAACTCCGAGATCGCCACAAGTACGACCAAGGTCTGATATCTTGCCCGCCGTGGCTCGCGAGACTATGCATGGCGGCCTGCGTCACCCAACATTCACCCGGAGCCCCAGATGATCTGGATGGTCCACGTGCTGGAGCGACGCGCGGCGAAGGTGCTGGCGTTGGCGCTCATCGTCCTCTTCCTCGGGCCCCGCCCGACGTCCTCGCAGGATCAGACCCAGCAGCAGACGCAGGAACAGGGCCCGAAGCCCTTCACGCCGGAGGAGCTCGAGCAGATCGTGGCGCCCATCGCTCTCTATTCTGACGGCCTGCTCGCCCAGGTGTTCATGGCGTCTACCTATCCCGTCGAGCTCGTCCAGGCCGCGCGCTTCCAGAAGGCGAACCCGAAGCTCACGGGGGATGCGCTCAACGCCGAGCTCCAGAAGTACGACTGGGACGACAGCGTGAAGTTCATGGTCACCGTGCCCCAGGCGCTCACAATGATGGACGAGAAGCTGGACTGGACGCAGAAGCTCGGCGATGCCTTCCTCGATCAGCGCAAGGAGACGATGGACGCCGTCCAGCGGCTCCGCGCGAAGGCGCAGAAGGAAGGCAATCTCAAGTCGACGCCCGAGCAGACGGTGAAGGTCGAACCCGCAGCCCCGGCGCCGCCTCCGCCCCCACCGCCCCCCGGCCAGACGGTGACGGCTCCTCCGCCCGCCGCGCCCACCCAGACCATCGTGATCGAGCAGTCGAATCCTCAAACCGTCTACGTGCCCACCTACAATCCTGCCGTGGTG encodes the following:
- a CDS encoding DUF1134 domain-containing protein, translating into MKRLAFITRMVMVSILVAATFAVAQDGPPSGKVSVESKSVALGVGVSWGDGILTYQGKEHKFSVNGLSVVDLGVAKVSATGEVYNLKKLSDFGGNYVAGEAGAAVGGGAGVVTLKNQHGVVMKLTGTGTGVKFTLAGKGVDVKLKK
- the smpB gene encoding SsrA-binding protein SmpB, giving the protein MPGEKIIATNRKARHDYEILETYEAGLVLRGTEVKSLREGQVNFKDSYAAINGNEAWLIGCHIAPYHHGTDANHDPDRSRKLLLHRREISRLLGKTAERGLTLIPLRLYFKEGRAKLEFGLARGKKLHDKRASIRERDERREMAKEVRARQRA